From Anaerosoma tenue:
CCATACTCAGCGTGTTCGACATCTCGATCACTCCGGTCCTTACCGCTCTGGGTGTTGGTGGTCTGGCGGTCTCGCTGGCGCTTCAGGACACGCTGGGGAACCTGTTCGCCGGACTGCAGATCATCGCATCCAAGCAGATCCGTCAGGGAGACTACATACTCCTTGAGAGCGGCCAGGAGGGCACGGTCGTGGACGTGGCGTGGCGCACGACGACCCTCCGCACCTCGATGGACAACCTCGTGATCGTCCCCAACGGCACGCTGGCGCAGTCGATCGTGACCAACTACAAGCTCCCGCACGACGCCGTTGCGGTGCTCGTGGAGTTCGGCGTCACCTACGGCTCGGACCTGGACAAGGTGGAAGCGGTAGCTTTGGATGTCGCTGCCGAGGTCGTACGCGACCTTGAGCCGACGCTCAAGCACATCGACTCGCTGATACGGTTCCCCGAGTTCGGGGGCTCGCAGGTAACCGGGATGGCGATCCTGCATGTCAGCGAGTTCAACCGCCAGTGGCCGATGCGAAGCGAGTTCGTGAAACGCTTGCACGCTCGCTTCAACAAGGAGGGCATCGAGTTCGCCTTCCCCACGCGTACGGTCTATATGGCCGACTCAGAGTAGACCTCCGATGTGGAGACGCAGAAGCCCGGGCGATCGCCCGGGCTTCTGCATTCTCAGCGTGCGGATGCTCTAGTGCCGGAAGTGTCGGTAGCCGGTGAACACCATCGACACTCCGAACTTGTTCGCGGCCGCGATGACCTCGTCGTCGCGGATCGAGCCGCCCGGCTGGATGAACGCCGTCACACCTGCGTCGGCGCACACCTCGAGGGTGTCGGGGAACGGCATGAAGGCATCAGACGCGCACACGGAGTCGCGCACCTTGGCCCCCGCCGCCTCCACCGCGATGCGGGCCGAGTTCACGCGGTTCATCTGGCCGGCGCCCACGCCCACGGTGGCGAAGTCCTTGGCGAGCACGATGGCATTGCTCTTCACGCTCTTCACCACGCGCCAGGCGAAGAGGAGCTGTTCCATCTCCTCGTCAGTAGGCTTGGCGATCGTGGCTACCCGGAACCGTGACGGATCCTCGGTCACGCCGTCGGATATCTGCACAAGCATCCCGCCTTCAACGGCGCGCGACTCGTAGTGGCCGGCCACCGGGCGGATGCCTCCGGTACGCAACACGCGCAGGTTGCGCTTCTGGTCCAGGAGCAGGAGTGCGTCGTTGTCGTACTCGGGCGCGATCATCACTTCCACGAACTGCTTGTTGGCGAAGATGGCCCGCACGAGGTCCGGGGTGACCGTGCCGTTGAACGCGATCACTCCACCGTATGCCGAGACCGGATCGCATTCGTAGGCGCGCTGGTACGCGCTCACCAGGTCGGGGCCGACCGCCACACCGCACGGGTTCATATGCTTCACGATAACGCACGCGGGCGCCTCGAACTCGCGCACCGCCGCCCAGCATGCATCGGTGTCGAGGATGTTATTGTACGAAAGCTCCTTGCCCTGAACCTGTGTGGACCGCGCGAGCGTGTGCTCCTTGCTGTCGCTGAAGCGGTAGAACGCGGCGTCCTGATGCGGGTTCTCCCCGTACCGGAGGTCCTGGATCTTGTCGAGGCGGAAACGCACCTCCTCCGGGAACGGCTCGCTGCCATAGCCCGAGAGATACCGCCAGATGGCGCTGTCATACGCGCTGGTGATCCTGAACACGTCGGTGGCGAGGCGCTTGCGCGTGCCGTAGGAGACGAGTCCGCCGGATGCGCGCATCTCGTCCACGATCCCTGAGTAGTCCACTGGGTCGGTCACCACGGTGACCGCCTCGAAGTTCTTGGCTGCCGAGCGGAGCATGCTCGGTCCGCCGATGTCGATGTTCTCCACGGCTTCCTCGAGCGACACGCCTTCGCGGGCAACGGTGTCCTCGAACGCGTAGAGGTTCACCACCACCAGGTCGATCATCCCGATGCCCTGCGACTCGGCCTCGGCCATGTGGGTGGACGAGTCACGCCGTGCGAGAAGGCCGCCGTGCACCTTGGGGTGGAGCGTCTTGACCCGGCCGTCCATCATCTCCGGAAAGCCGGTGAGGTCGTCGATGGGCCGGACCGGTATCCCCGCCTCCACCAAGGCGGCGGCGGTCCCGCCTGTGGAGACGATCTCCACACCGAACTCAGTGGCGAGCGCGCGACAGAAATCGGCGACACCGGTCTTGTCGGTGACCGAGACGAGCGCTCGCTTGATCTTCACGTTGTCCATAGCCGGATGCTCCCTTACTCCTCGCTGATATGCACTCGTCTGCCCTCGACACGCACGCGGCCCGACGCGATCAGGCCGATGGCGCGGGGCAGAAGCCGGTGTTCCGCCTCGTGGATGCGCGCCTCGAGCGTCTCGAGCGTATCCGTCTCCTCAACGACGACCGGTTCCTGGCACAGGATCGGGCCGCGATCGAACTCCTCGTCGGCGAAGTGGACAGTAACGCCGGTGACCTTCACGCCCCACTCGAACGCTTCGCGGATGGCGGTGGCCCCGGGGAACGCGGGCAGCAGCGCCGGGTGCAGGTTGACCACGGCGCCGGGGAACGCGCGCAGCACCTCGGCGCCGAGCAGCCTCATGTAGCCGGCCATCACCACGAGCTCCACGCCGTGGCTCTCGAGCGCCTCGCGTATCTCGCGGTTGTACCCTTTGGGGTTCTCACTGTTGGCCGGATCGACGTGCACCGCCGGAACGCCCGCCAGCCGGGCCCGCTCGAGCCCGTACGCATCGCCCTTGTTGGAGATCACCACGGCAACGCGCGCATCAAGCGTTCCCGCGGCGATCGCATCGATGATGGCCTGCAGGTTGGTGCCGCTTCCTGAGACGAGCACTCCGAGGGCGAGGGGGTGTCGCTCACTCATAGATGACCACTCCCGTTCCCTCGACGATCTCGCCGATCTCCGAGACCGACTCGCCCATCTCGCGCAGCTTCGCCGCGGCCGTGGGCGCCTCGGCGGGATCCAGCACCAGGGCGAAGCCCACGCCCATGTTAAAGGTGCGGTACATGCTGTCGTCGTCGATACCGGCAGCCTCCTGCACGAGGCCGAAGACCCGCGGCACCTTCCACCCGCCCCGCACCACCCGCGCGTCGCACGTCTTGGGCAGCACGCGGTCGAGGTTCTCCGTGATGCCGCCGCCGGTGATGTGGGCCATGCCCTTGACCGCGACCTCGGCGAGCGCGGCGCGGACGCTCTTGACGTAGATGCGCGTCGGCGCGAGAAGCACTTCTCCGAGCGTGGCGCCCCCGAGGTCGACCCTCGGCAGCGACAGCTCGCTTTCGCGACCCTCCACGAGCACCTTGCGCACGAGCGAGAAACCGTTTGAGTGCAGACCGCCCGAGCCGAGGCCGAGGATCACGTCGCCCGGCTTGATCGCCTCGCCGGTGATCATCTTCGGGCGATCGACCACGCCCACACAGAAGCCCGAAAGGTCGTAGTCGTCAGCATCCATCGTGCCCGGATGCTCGGCCATCTCTCCGCCCACCAGCGCGCATCCCACCTGTTCGCAGCCGCGCGCGATGCCGGCGACGATGCGCTCCATGCGCGCCGACTCGAGCTTGCCCACCGCCACGTAGTCGAGGAAGAAGAGCGGCTCGGCCCCCGAGACGAGGATGTCGTTGGCGCACATCGCAACGAGGTCGATACCCACGGTGTCGTGCACGTCGAGCAGTTGGGCCAGCTTGAGCTTGGTGCCCACGCCGTCGGTGCCGCTCACGAGCACCGGGTCCTCCATGTCCTTGAACGCTTTCGCCGAGAACAGCCCGCCGAAACCGCCGATGTCACCGATCACCTCCGGCCGGTACGTGGCCCGCACGTGCGAACGGATGCGCTCGACGGCGCGCGCGCCCTCGGCGGTGTCCACGCCGGCGGTGCGGTAATCGACCGGACCCTGATGCTGGTCGGCTGCCATGGTCTCCCCTCGGATCGTGTGCGCGACCGCGCACGCGTGCATTGTACCCCACGCCGCCAGCCCTCATCGGGCGGGGCGGCTCCGGATCACTCCTCGATCAGGAGCACGCCGGGGAATGCGCCGTGCGCACGTGCATCAGCGCTCGCGAGCGTGGCCTCCAGCAGCACCGCACACGCCGGGGCGAGCGCATCGTAGAACGAGCAGCCGAGAACGTCGCACTGACGCGCGGCCTCAACGACGACATCGTCGGTGAGCGGCACGAGTCTCACGCCCGCGTGCTCCATCAGGCGCCACGCAGGCATGACATCGGCGGCTGAGTAGTACCGCCGTACGACAGAAAGAGCTTCGTGCGCAAAGTGGGTTGGCGCCACCAGCAAGACCTCGCCGTCCGCCGCGCGGTCGAGCAAGTCGAGCGCCTTCTCGCTTCCCGCTTCGGGCTTGAACCACTTCACGCCCACACTCGCGTCGAGCACCACTATCGGAATCCGCCTCACAGCCGACGATCCTCATGACCACGCAACGGCGCCGAATCATCCGTCTCCCGGATCTCGCGCAGTATCTCGAGCGATGGCCGATCGTCGTACACCGTGCGCCCCTCGTGGAAATGGCGCATCCCCTCGAGCGCCCACTCCATGCGCGCGCGCCGCGCCTCGGCCTCACGCTGCTCGGCCGTCTTGCCGAGGTAGGTGGTAAGCGATTCCTGTACGAGTTCGCTCCGAGCAAGGCCGAGCTCACGGGCCTCGGCGTCCAAACGCTCAAGCAGCTCGTCGGGAAGCGAGATGGTGACCTTGGCGGTCATGATGCGCCCCTCTCGGTCATACCAGGATTCATACTGATGGTATGACCGCCACTCCTGAGAGTCAAGCAGCCGTGCGAGCGTGCGTGGATCGCTACGCTAGCGCCCCGGCTCCCGCCGAGATCGCCACGGTGAGCGCCACGCCGACACCCGCGGCGGCGAGCCAGCCCGTGCCGTGAGTCACGCGACGTCCCACCGCCGCACCCACGAGCGCCGGGCCCAGGTACCCGATCACCAGAGACGCGAGCGCCCAGGCGCCGAGGAAGACCCAGCCGGCCCACTCGGGTGCGCCTGCGAGAGCCGTGGACGCCAGGCCATCGTGAAGGTCGCGGGCATGGCCGAGGATGCGGAGTCCGTCGCCGATGAGCCAGCCCACCCCTACGATCCCGGCGGCCTCGGCATGGCGCGAGGCTTTGAGACGGGGACGGCCGGCAAGCGCGGCGGAGACGGCCACGGCGATGACAGCCAGGAGCGGGTTGTACTCGAGACCGAACCGCGCGCCCTGCAGCAGCGCGCCGAGGACGGTCGTGGCCTCCGTCACGCGTTCTGCTCCAGGCGGAGCTTGCCGCGCCGGATCGAGTCGGGCACGTCGATGGGGTAGTCGCCGCTGAAGCACGCCGAGCAGAACTCCTCGGCAGGCCGGCCTGTGGAGGCGATGAGGTCATCGAGCGGGAGATAGGCGACCGAGTCGGCGCCGATGAACTCGGCGATCTCCTCCACCGAATGCGTGGCGGCGATCAACTGGTCCTGGGAATCGGTGTCGATGCCGTAGAAGCAGGGCCACACCACAGGGGGCGACGTGAGCCGCATATGCACCTCGGTGGCGCCGGCGTCGCGCAGCAGCTGCACGAGCTTCTTGGAGGTGTTGCCTCGCACGATCGAGTCGTCCACCACCACGATCCGCTGCCCCTTGATGATGTGCCGCAGGGGATTGAGCTTCATGCGGATGCCCTGCTGGCGGATCGACTGCGTGGGGGAGATGAACGTACGGCCGACGTAGCGGTTCTTCACGAGCCCCTCGCCGTACGGGATCCCGCTCCCCTGCGCGTAGCCCACGGCGCCGGGGATACCGGAGTCGGGCACGCCGATCACCATGTCGGCTTCCACAGGCGCGGTGTGCGCAAGGGCCATGCCCTGGGAGCGGCGCGCCTCGTAGACGGTGCGCTCCTGCAGGATGCTGTCGGGCCGCGCGAAGTAAACGAACTCGAAGATGCACAGGCTCGGCTTCTCCGGAGGCACCGCCTGCTCCGCCTCCAGCACGCCGCCCTTCACCCGGATCAGCTCGCCCGGCGCCACGTCGCGGATGACCTCGGCACCGATTATGTCGAGCGCGCATGTCTCCGACGCGAAGACCCAGCCCTTCTCGCCCGGCAGGCGGCCGATCACGAGCGGACGTACGCCGTACGGGTCGCGGAAGGCGTAGAGCGCGCTCTCGGACATCATCACCACGGAGTACGCGCCGCGCATGAGCCGCATCGCGTCGCGGATACCGCCACGGATCGAGTCGTG
This genomic window contains:
- a CDS encoding mechanosensitive ion channel family protein, which translates into the protein MQFLGLDLSTDEISRIVLAIGIGALTLIAMRVIAKVVRRAVAANEAIPSASMLVNIARGLILVIGALTILSVFDISITPVLTALGVGGLAVSLALQDTLGNLFAGLQIIASKQIRQGDYILLESGQEGTVVDVAWRTTTLRTSMDNLVIVPNGTLAQSIVTNYKLPHDAVAVLVEFGVTYGSDLDKVEAVALDVAAEVVRDLEPTLKHIDSLIRFPEFGGSQVTGMAILHVSEFNRQWPMRSEFVKRLHARFNKEGIEFAFPTRTVYMADSE
- the purH gene encoding bifunctional phosphoribosylaminoimidazolecarboxamide formyltransferase/IMP cyclohydrolase, which translates into the protein MDNVKIKRALVSVTDKTGVADFCRALATEFGVEIVSTGGTAAALVEAGIPVRPIDDLTGFPEMMDGRVKTLHPKVHGGLLARRDSSTHMAEAESQGIGMIDLVVVNLYAFEDTVAREGVSLEEAVENIDIGGPSMLRSAAKNFEAVTVVTDPVDYSGIVDEMRASGGLVSYGTRKRLATDVFRITSAYDSAIWRYLSGYGSEPFPEEVRFRLDKIQDLRYGENPHQDAAFYRFSDSKEHTLARSTQVQGKELSYNNILDTDACWAAVREFEAPACVIVKHMNPCGVAVGPDLVSAYQRAYECDPVSAYGGVIAFNGTVTPDLVRAIFANKQFVEVMIAPEYDNDALLLLDQKRNLRVLRTGGIRPVAGHYESRAVEGGMLVQISDGVTEDPSRFRVATIAKPTDEEMEQLLFAWRVVKSVKSNAIVLAKDFATVGVGAGQMNRVNSARIAVEAAGAKVRDSVCASDAFMPFPDTLEVCADAGVTAFIQPGGSIRDDEVIAAANKFGVSMVFTGYRHFRH
- the purN gene encoding phosphoribosylglycinamide formyltransferase, whose translation is MSERHPLALGVLVSGSGTNLQAIIDAIAAGTLDARVAVVISNKGDAYGLERARLAGVPAVHVDPANSENPKGYNREIREALESHGVELVVMAGYMRLLGAEVLRAFPGAVVNLHPALLPAFPGATAIREAFEWGVKVTGVTVHFADEEFDRGPILCQEPVVVEETDTLETLEARIHEAEHRLLPRAIGLIASGRVRVEGRRVHISEE
- the purM gene encoding phosphoribosylformylglycinamidine cyclo-ligase, with the translated sequence MAADQHQGPVDYRTAGVDTAEGARAVERIRSHVRATYRPEVIGDIGGFGGLFSAKAFKDMEDPVLVSGTDGVGTKLKLAQLLDVHDTVGIDLVAMCANDILVSGAEPLFFLDYVAVGKLESARMERIVAGIARGCEQVGCALVGGEMAEHPGTMDADDYDLSGFCVGVVDRPKMITGEAIKPGDVILGLGSGGLHSNGFSLVRKVLVEGRESELSLPRVDLGGATLGEVLLAPTRIYVKSVRAALAEVAVKGMAHITGGGITENLDRVLPKTCDARVVRGGWKVPRVFGLVQEAAGIDDDSMYRTFNMGVGFALVLDPAEAPTAAAKLREMGESVSEIGEIVEGTGVVIYE
- a CDS encoding type II toxin-antitoxin system VapC family toxin codes for the protein MRRIPIVVLDASVGVKWFKPEAGSEKALDLLDRAADGEVLLVAPTHFAHEALSVVRRYYSAADVMPAWRLMEHAGVRLVPLTDDVVVEAARQCDVLGCSFYDALAPACAVLLEATLASADARAHGAFPGVLLIEE
- a CDS encoding CopG family ribbon-helix-helix protein, with the protein product MTAKVTISLPDELLERLDAEARELGLARSELVQESLTTYLGKTAEQREAEARRARMEWALEGMRHFHEGRTVYDDRPSLEILREIRETDDSAPLRGHEDRRL
- the purF gene encoding amidophosphoribosyltransferase; its protein translation is MSDTHRDDLFVQDDRPDRMEEECGVFGVYATGEDVARITYFGLHALQHRGQESAGIAVADGHTLMVVKNLGLVAQVFSEGDLDSLQGHLAVGHTRYSTTGASRKWENAQPMISAIGPNTIALAHNGNLVNTASLREQLSTLGVRFRSTTDSEVMVRLVDHFTQQHDSIRGGIRDAMRLMRGAYSVVMMSESALYAFRDPYGVRPLVIGRLPGEKGWVFASETCALDIIGAEVIRDVAPGELIRVKGGVLEAEQAVPPEKPSLCIFEFVYFARPDSILQERTVYEARRSQGMALAHTAPVEADMVIGVPDSGIPGAVGYAQGSGIPYGEGLVKNRYVGRTFISPTQSIRQQGIRMKLNPLRHIIKGQRIVVVDDSIVRGNTSKKLVQLLRDAGATEVHMRLTSPPVVWPCFYGIDTDSQDQLIAATHSVEEIAEFIGADSVAYLPLDDLIASTGRPAEEFCSACFSGDYPIDVPDSIRRGKLRLEQNA